One genomic region from Eptesicus fuscus isolate TK198812 chromosome 18, DD_ASM_mEF_20220401, whole genome shotgun sequence encodes:
- the OGG1 gene encoding N-glycosylase/DNA lyase has translation MGHRTLSSVPALWASIPCPRSELRLDLVLASGQSFRWKEQNPAHWSGVLADQVWTLTQTEEQLYCTVYRGEKGQTGRPTPEELEALRQYFQLDVSLAQLYRHWSSKDPHFQKVAQKFQGVRLLQQDPIECLFSFICSSNNNIARITGMVERLCQAFGPRLIQLDDVTYHGFPSLQALAGPEVETKLRKLGLGYRARYVNASARAILEEQGGLPWLQQLRKAPYEEAHKALCTLPGVGIKVADCICLMALDKPQAVPVDVHVWQIAQRDYSWHPTTTQGKGPSPQANKELGNFFRSLWGPYAGWAQAVLFSADLRQPHQEPPAKRRKRSTGLEV, from the exons ATGGGGCATCGCACTCTATCCTCCGTCCCGGCCCTGTGGGCCTCCATCCCCTGTCCACGCTCTGAGCTGCGCCTGGACTTGGTTCTAGCTTCTGGACAATCCTTCCG GTGGAAGGAGCAAAACCCTGCGCACTGGAGTGGCGTGCTGGCAGACCAGGTATGGACACTGACCCAGACCGAGGAGCAGCTCTACTGCACTGTGTACCGAGGGGAAAAGGGCCAGACTGGCAGGCCCACACCAGAAGAGCTAGAGGCCCTGCGCCAGTACTTCCAGCTGGATGTCAGCCTGGCTCAACTGTATCGCCATTGGAGTTCCAAGGACCCCCACTTCCAAAAAGTAGCTCAGAAATTCCAAG GTGTTCGACTCCTACAACAGGATCCCATCGAGTGCCTTTTCTCCTTCATCTGTTCTTCCAACAACAACATTGCTCGCATCACTGGCATGGTGGAGCGGCTCTGCCAAGCCTTCGGACCTCGGCTCATCCAGCTTGATGATGTCACCTACCATGGcttccccagcctgcaggccctggctg GGCCAGAGGTGGAGACTAAGCTCAGGAAGCTGGGCCTTGGGTACCGTGCCCGCTATGTGAATGCCAGTGCCCGAGCCATCCTTGAAGAACAGGGGGGGTTGCCCTGGCTGCAGCAGCTGCGCAAGGCCCCCTACGAAGAGGCCCACAAGGCCCTCTGCACCCTGCCTGGAGTGGGCATCAAG GTGGCCGACTGCATCTGCTTGATGGCCCTAGACAAGCCCCAGGCCGTGCCCGTGGATGTCCACGTGTGGCAGATCGCCCAACGTGACTACAGCTGGCATCCCACAACAACCCAGGGCAAGGGTCCAAGCCCCCAGGCCAACAAGGAACTag GAAACTTTTTCCGGAGCTTGTGGGGACCTTATGCTGGCTGGGCCCAAGCA gtgctGTTCAGTGCTGACCTACGCCAACCCCATCAAGAACCACCAGCAAAGCGCAGAAAGAGATCCACAGGGCTGGAAGTCTAG
- the CAMK1 gene encoding calcium/calmodulin-dependent protein kinase type 1 isoform X3, with amino-acid sequence MPGAVEGPNWKQAEDIRDIYDFRDVLGTGAFSEVILAEDKRTQKLVAIKCIAKKALEGKEGSMENEIAVLHKIKHPNIVALDDIYESGGHLYLIMQLVSGGELFDRIVEKGFYTERDASRLIFQVLDAVKYLHDLGIVHRDLKPENLLYYNLDEDSKIMISDFGLSKMEDPGSVLSTACGTPGYVAPEVLAQKPYSKAVDCWSIGVIAYILLCGYPPFYDENDAKLFEQILKAEYEFDSPYWDDISDSAKDFIRHLMEKDPEKRFTCEQALQHPWIAGDTALDKNIHQSVSEQIKKNFAKSKWKQAFNATAVVRHMRKLQLGTSQEGQGSTASHGELLTPAAAGPVAGCCCRDCCVEPGPEMSPRLSPQL; translated from the exons ATGCCGGGGGCAGTGGAAGGCCCCAACTGGAAGCAGGCGGAGGACATTAGGGACATTTACGACTTCCGTGATGTTCTGGGAAC TGGGGCCTTCTCAGAGGTAATCCTGGCAGAAGACAAAAGGACTCAGAAGCTGGTGGCCATCAAATGCATCGCCAAGAAGGCTCTGGAGGGCAAGGAGGGCAGCATGGAAAATGAGATTGCTGTGTTGCACAA GATCAAGCACCCCAACATTGTTGCCCTGGATGACATCTATGAGAGTGGGGGCCACCTCTATCTCATCATGCAGCT GGTGTCAGGAGGGGAGCTGTTTGACCGCATTGTGGAAAAAGGCTTTTACACGGAGCGGGATGCCAGCCGTCTTATATTCCAAGTGCTGGATGCTGTCAAGTATCTGCATGACCTGGGCATTGTACACCGGGACCTCAAG CCAGAGAATCTGCTGTACTACAACCTGGATGAAGACTCCAAGATCATGATCTCCGACTTTGGCCTCTCCAAGATGGAGGACCCTGGCAGTGTACTCTCCACGGCCTGCGGGACTCCAGGATACGTGG CCCCTGAGGTCCTGGCCCAGAAACCCTACAGCAAGGCAGTGGATTGCTGGTCCATTGGAGTCATTGCCTATATCCT GCTCTGCGGTTACCCCCCCTTCTATGACGAGAATGATGCCAAACTCTTTGAACAGATTTTGAAGGCCGAGTACGAGTTTGACTCTCCTTACTGGGACGACATCTCTGACTCTG CCAAAGATTTCATCAGGCACTTGATGGAGAAGGATCCAGAGAAGAGGTTCACCTGTGAGCAGGCCTTGCAGCACCCATG GATTGCAGGAGATACGGCTCTAGATAAGAATATTCACCAGTCAGTGAGTGAGCAGATCAAGAAGAACTTTGCCAAGAGCAAGTGGAAG CAAGCCTTCAATGCCACGGCTGTGGTGCGGCACATGAGGAAGCTACAGCTGGGCAccagccaggaggggcagggatcGACGGCGAGCCACGGGGAGCTGCTGACACCAGCAGCTGCAG GGCCAGTGGCTGGCTGCTGCTGTCGAGactgctgtgtggagccgggcCCGGAAATGTCCCCCAGGCTGTCCCCCCAGCTCTAG
- the CAMK1 gene encoding calcium/calmodulin-dependent protein kinase type 1 isoform X1: MSESGMSGIQVTGALAVAGGQWAMPGAVEGPNWKQAEDIRDIYDFRDVLGTGAFSEVILAEDKRTQKLVAIKCIAKKALEGKEGSMENEIAVLHKIKHPNIVALDDIYESGGHLYLIMQLVSGGELFDRIVEKGFYTERDASRLIFQVLDAVKYLHDLGIVHRDLKPENLLYYNLDEDSKIMISDFGLSKMEDPGSVLSTACGTPGYVAPEVLAQKPYSKAVDCWSIGVIAYILLCGYPPFYDENDAKLFEQILKAEYEFDSPYWDDISDSAKDFIRHLMEKDPEKRFTCEQALQHPWIAGDTALDKNIHQSVSEQIKKNFAKSKWKQAFNATAVVRHMRKLQLGTSQEGQGSTASHGELLTPAAAGPVAGCCCRDCCVEPGPEMSPRLSPQL, from the exons ATGAGTGAATCTGGGATGTCGGGTATACAGGTGACGG GAGCCCTGGCTGTGGCCGGGGGGCAGTGGGCCATGCCGGGGGCAGTGGAAGGCCCCAACTGGAAGCAGGCGGAGGACATTAGGGACATTTACGACTTCCGTGATGTTCTGGGAAC TGGGGCCTTCTCAGAGGTAATCCTGGCAGAAGACAAAAGGACTCAGAAGCTGGTGGCCATCAAATGCATCGCCAAGAAGGCTCTGGAGGGCAAGGAGGGCAGCATGGAAAATGAGATTGCTGTGTTGCACAA GATCAAGCACCCCAACATTGTTGCCCTGGATGACATCTATGAGAGTGGGGGCCACCTCTATCTCATCATGCAGCT GGTGTCAGGAGGGGAGCTGTTTGACCGCATTGTGGAAAAAGGCTTTTACACGGAGCGGGATGCCAGCCGTCTTATATTCCAAGTGCTGGATGCTGTCAAGTATCTGCATGACCTGGGCATTGTACACCGGGACCTCAAG CCAGAGAATCTGCTGTACTACAACCTGGATGAAGACTCCAAGATCATGATCTCCGACTTTGGCCTCTCCAAGATGGAGGACCCTGGCAGTGTACTCTCCACGGCCTGCGGGACTCCAGGATACGTGG CCCCTGAGGTCCTGGCCCAGAAACCCTACAGCAAGGCAGTGGATTGCTGGTCCATTGGAGTCATTGCCTATATCCT GCTCTGCGGTTACCCCCCCTTCTATGACGAGAATGATGCCAAACTCTTTGAACAGATTTTGAAGGCCGAGTACGAGTTTGACTCTCCTTACTGGGACGACATCTCTGACTCTG CCAAAGATTTCATCAGGCACTTGATGGAGAAGGATCCAGAGAAGAGGTTCACCTGTGAGCAGGCCTTGCAGCACCCATG GATTGCAGGAGATACGGCTCTAGATAAGAATATTCACCAGTCAGTGAGTGAGCAGATCAAGAAGAACTTTGCCAAGAGCAAGTGGAAG CAAGCCTTCAATGCCACGGCTGTGGTGCGGCACATGAGGAAGCTACAGCTGGGCAccagccaggaggggcagggatcGACGGCGAGCCACGGGGAGCTGCTGACACCAGCAGCTGCAG GGCCAGTGGCTGGCTGCTGCTGTCGAGactgctgtgtggagccgggcCCGGAAATGTCCCCCAGGCTGTCCCCCCAGCTCTAG
- the CAMK1 gene encoding calcium/calmodulin-dependent protein kinase type 1 isoform X2 translates to MCPGVVHAGISKGALAVAGGQWAMPGAVEGPNWKQAEDIRDIYDFRDVLGTGAFSEVILAEDKRTQKLVAIKCIAKKALEGKEGSMENEIAVLHKIKHPNIVALDDIYESGGHLYLIMQLVSGGELFDRIVEKGFYTERDASRLIFQVLDAVKYLHDLGIVHRDLKPENLLYYNLDEDSKIMISDFGLSKMEDPGSVLSTACGTPGYVAPEVLAQKPYSKAVDCWSIGVIAYILLCGYPPFYDENDAKLFEQILKAEYEFDSPYWDDISDSAKDFIRHLMEKDPEKRFTCEQALQHPWIAGDTALDKNIHQSVSEQIKKNFAKSKWKQAFNATAVVRHMRKLQLGTSQEGQGSTASHGELLTPAAAGPVAGCCCRDCCVEPGPEMSPRLSPQL, encoded by the exons ATGTGTCCAGGTGTTGTGCATGCTGGTATCTCAAAAG GAGCCCTGGCTGTGGCCGGGGGGCAGTGGGCCATGCCGGGGGCAGTGGAAGGCCCCAACTGGAAGCAGGCGGAGGACATTAGGGACATTTACGACTTCCGTGATGTTCTGGGAAC TGGGGCCTTCTCAGAGGTAATCCTGGCAGAAGACAAAAGGACTCAGAAGCTGGTGGCCATCAAATGCATCGCCAAGAAGGCTCTGGAGGGCAAGGAGGGCAGCATGGAAAATGAGATTGCTGTGTTGCACAA GATCAAGCACCCCAACATTGTTGCCCTGGATGACATCTATGAGAGTGGGGGCCACCTCTATCTCATCATGCAGCT GGTGTCAGGAGGGGAGCTGTTTGACCGCATTGTGGAAAAAGGCTTTTACACGGAGCGGGATGCCAGCCGTCTTATATTCCAAGTGCTGGATGCTGTCAAGTATCTGCATGACCTGGGCATTGTACACCGGGACCTCAAG CCAGAGAATCTGCTGTACTACAACCTGGATGAAGACTCCAAGATCATGATCTCCGACTTTGGCCTCTCCAAGATGGAGGACCCTGGCAGTGTACTCTCCACGGCCTGCGGGACTCCAGGATACGTGG CCCCTGAGGTCCTGGCCCAGAAACCCTACAGCAAGGCAGTGGATTGCTGGTCCATTGGAGTCATTGCCTATATCCT GCTCTGCGGTTACCCCCCCTTCTATGACGAGAATGATGCCAAACTCTTTGAACAGATTTTGAAGGCCGAGTACGAGTTTGACTCTCCTTACTGGGACGACATCTCTGACTCTG CCAAAGATTTCATCAGGCACTTGATGGAGAAGGATCCAGAGAAGAGGTTCACCTGTGAGCAGGCCTTGCAGCACCCATG GATTGCAGGAGATACGGCTCTAGATAAGAATATTCACCAGTCAGTGAGTGAGCAGATCAAGAAGAACTTTGCCAAGAGCAAGTGGAAG CAAGCCTTCAATGCCACGGCTGTGGTGCGGCACATGAGGAAGCTACAGCTGGGCAccagccaggaggggcagggatcGACGGCGAGCCACGGGGAGCTGCTGACACCAGCAGCTGCAG GGCCAGTGGCTGGCTGCTGCTGTCGAGactgctgtgtggagccgggcCCGGAAATGTCCCCCAGGCTGTCCCCCCAGCTCTAG